In the Sphingobacterium sp. PCS056 genome, TTACGAGTTGTCTCCTATACTTTGCAAATAGAGCTAAAAATACGAGTAAGTCGATAGGTACTAAAGAGGCTGTCATCATAGGACTTGCTCAATCGTGTGCTGCATTACTTCCTGGTTTATCTAGGTCTGGCTCTACTATTTCAACATCCATCTTATTGGGAGTTGATAAATCTGCAGCCGCACGTTTTTCTTTCCTCATGGTTTTGCCCTTGATACTTGGAGCTTCAGCCAAGATGGTATTAGATTTAAATGTTGAACATCAGTCTTTAGCATCTTTAACGATTAAACCATTTTCCTTGTTATTAGGATTTATTGCTGCATTTGTTTCCGGTTTGATTGCATGTACATGGATGATTAATATTGTGAAAAAAGCTAAACTAACCTATTTTGCTATTTATTGCTTTACAGTAGGAATTACAGTCATTACCTATGCGTTTTTTTATTCTTAATATTTAGCTGCTTAAGTCAATAATTGGACGTTAACGCCCAATTATTGACTTCATGTATTGCGTATAGAAGTAAACTATGTATACTACCCTATGATATATAGCTTACAAATAGTTTTATAAACAAATTATTTAAGATATCGACAAAGAAAGCTCCAACCATAGGAACGATTAAAAACGCTTTGTGTGATGGGCCGTATTTATCCGTTATTGATTGCATATTCGCCACAGCTGTTGGGGTTGCTCCTAAGCCAAATCCGCAGTGTCCAGCACTTAATACAATAGCATCATAATCACTTCCCATAACTTTAAAAGTAATAAACATCGCAAAAAAGACCAGTAAAATAGTTTGTAATACTAAGATGATCAGTACTTGAGAGGCTAAGCCCTGCAACTGCCATAATTGTAGAGACATGAGTGCGATGGTCAAAAAAAGGTATAAGCCTGTATTTCCTAGTACATCCACAGCATGATCATTGACGATATATTTTGATGTTCTATTAATGGTATTGCGAATGATTACTCCAACGAACAAGCACCATACAAAATTTGGAAGTTCAATCCACGAACCTTTTCCGTATTCATAGAGTATCTGGCCTAATGTCAAGCAGATAGCAAACATGGTTAATGTTTCAATCATATTCCGCACATTGATTCTTCTTTTCGAGGCAGGACTTTCGAACAATTCCACTGGAAGTTCTTTTTCTTGAATTTCATTTGTAGGTCTTATATTTTTTTTCTTTAATAAGACTTTTGCAACAGGCCCACCTATTAGTCCTCCCATAACCAACCCATAGGTTGCACAAGCCATTGCAAGCTCCATTGCTCCATTTATCTGGAAAGTATC is a window encoding:
- the gltS gene encoding sodium/glutamate symporter, which translates into the protein MTFGLFETLACACLVLLLGFFIVKKVSFFRNYNIPEPVVGGFFIAIILYILHVTMDLSFSFESSLQTTMMLFFFTSIGLSAEFEKLKKGGKPLFIFVVLTGAFIIVQNIFGISIASMLGINPSYGLIAGSITLTGGHGTGAAWAQNLTDTFQINGAMELAMACATYGLVMGGLIGGPVAKVLLKKKNIRPTNEIQEKELPVELFESPASKRRINVRNMIETLTMFAICLTLGQILYEYGKGSWIELPNFVWCLFVGVIIRNTINRTSKYIVNDHAVDVLGNTGLYLFLTIALMSLQLWQLQGLASQVLIILVLQTILLVFFAMFITFKVMGSDYDAIVLSAGHCGFGLGATPTAVANMQSITDKYGPSHKAFLIVPMVGAFFVDILNNLFIKLFVSYIS
- a CDS encoding undecaprenyl-diphosphate phosphatase produces the protein MSESIKAIIVGIVQGLTEFLPVSSSGHIVIAQQLLGLQFDSEENLLFAIVLHLATALSTIVIFRKDILKIIKGIFQFKWNEETKYSWYIVLSMIPATFVGFFLKDTLEELFSNLLIVGMMLLVTSCLLYFANRAKNTSKSIGTKEAVIIGLAQSCAALLPGLSRSGSTISTSILLGVDKSAAARFSFLMVLPLILGASAKMVLDLNVEHQSLASLTIKPFSLLLGFIAAFVSGLIACTWMINIVKKAKLTYFAIYCFTVGITVITYAFFYS